The genomic DNA CGGCGGGCTCCACCGTCCGGTTGATGTGGACGGGCACCCGAGGGGCGGTGGCGGGGCTCGCACCGGGTGCCGGGGGAGTGTGCCGAATGTTATATAACGAATTGAATTCAATTCAGCGCAGTTTTGAGCGGGATGTTTTTTTATGAGCCATTCCGCGCCCTTTCGGGGAAGTGCTGAGTGTTAGCGGCTCTAATTCTTTCAGAGGGTTTGCTCGCGGCGCATTTCCTTGATTATTGTTGAGTGGTCTTGCTCGGTGTGCGGCCTGATTTTTCCGGCCCGCCGACATCCCCCTCAATCTCAGGAGTAGTCCCTCATGTCCGACCATCCCTCTGGCGCCATCGCCCCCCGTGTCACGCGCCGGACTGTGGCGCGAGGGGCGGCCTGGTCCGCCCCGGCCATCGCTCTCTGCTCGACGGCGCCCGCCGTATCGGCCTCGACTCCCCCTCGTCCCGAGGATCCATGCGTCCCGCAGGACCTCGTCGTCGACTGGTCCAACCAGGCCGTTTGGACCCGCGACCCGGGTGGCGCCTGGGCGCGCGCGGTCCTCAATGCGGGCAAGCCGAACGAACTGCGCATGACCGTGGCGACGAGGATCGTCGGCTCGATGCGCCTCGGATCGATTGACGGTGCCAAGGGCAACGACAGCCTGGCGCTCAGCCCCGAGCCCATCGGCGGAACGCCGGACCCCGGGCTGACTTTCCACCAGTCCCAGACCTCTGCCCAGCCCGGCGGGTGGAACAACCGGGTCATCTACTCCGTGGCATTCACGGACGGGGCCGGCGCCCCCGTGGTGGTCTCCAATCTCAGGTTCACGATCACGGACATCGACTCCACCGCGGGCGACTTCTGGGACTGCGTGGCCCTGTCCTCCGGCTTCGCGCTCACGAGCCTCGGCGCGGGAGTCCATGGCTCCGGCACGACGTCGGATCCGCTGCGGACCACCGCCGAGAACGGCCCCGTCCCGAATCACTCGGGCCAGGGCAGCGCGCAGGTCTTCTACCCGAAGACGGGCGGCTTCTCGATCGCCTATTGGAGTGCCGCGACATACTTCAGCGGTGTGGACACGGATCAGAAGATCTTCCTCAGCAACATCTCTTTCCGTTACCAGAAGACAATCGGCTGCTGACTTTGTGAGCGGGGCGAGTGGCCCGGGCGTTGAATTCGGCCGGGTCATTCTTTGCGCCCTCATGGGCGAGTGGCCCTCCTGCGCAAAAGGGTGGGGTGGGAATGGGCCTGCGCCTTGGGCTCAGTCGGCGCGCGTCGGCGGGGCGACGAGCTCGGGGCGAACTCGGGGGCGCTGCCGTGCGCACGGCACGCGCAGGCAAAGCAAGGAGGGACTCGCCGCGTGGCGAGTCCCTCCTTGCTTCTCTTGGAGCGGCTAGACAGAATCGAACTGACGTATCCTGCTTGGGAAGCAGGCGCTCTACCATTGAGCTATAGCCGCATGTGGATATGACTCTATCAGGAGCACGGCGTCGCGTCAAAATCGGCGGCCATGCCGCGCCGCAGGGCGTCGAACCAGCGGATGTGGGACTCCACGAGACCCGCCGCGTCGTCGCCGCGCCCCTCCGCGAGCGCGTCGAGGATCTCGTGGTGCTGCTGGCGCAGGCAGCCCGCCACCTCGCCCCAGTGCGGCATTGTGGCAACGGCGGCCGTGACGTACGAGCGGATCGCCTCACGCAGGGACCCCATGACCGTCTCGATGACGACATTCCCTGCGAGGGCGGTGGCCTCGGTGTGGAACTGGGTGTCGAGCAGGTGGAACTCCTCGGCGGGCGTGTCCGCGCTGTCCATGCGCTCGAGCAGGCCGCGCAGGTGCTCGAGCCGCTCCGGCTCGACGTCTCCGCGGGCCACGCGCCGGGCGGCCTCCCTGGCTCCCCAGGTCTCAAGGATCACGCGCGTCTCGATGACGTCCTCGGCGGGCAGGGAGGACGAGGCCATGTGGAGCCTCAGGGCGGCGGACAGGCCCGCGCTGGGCTCGGCGATGATCACCGTGCCGGACTCTGGGCCTGAGCCGGGTGCCGAACGGACGACGCCGAGGACGGAGAGGATGCGGATGGCGTCCCGGACCGACGCCCGCGAGATCCCGTGCTCTGCGGCGAGCGCCCTCTCGCCGGGCAGCCGGTCCCCGAGCCGGAGGGAGCCTGAGCGGAGCCCTTCCTCGACCTCCCGGAGAACGGTCTCGTAGGAGCGGCCTTGGGGCTCGGAGGCGGCGGTGTTCATGGTCAGCTGAGGTCCGTCCTGGATGGGTGGAAGCAGGGACGCGCCCCGCACCGAGGTGCGGGGCGCGTCCCCTGAAGCGGCGAATACTGCCAATTCTAGGGAAGCATCCAGCCGAGGACCGGAGTGGACTGAAGGTAGACGAGGCAGCAGAGGAAGAAGAGCATGCCCACGGACCATCCGATGACGGTCTTGAGGATCTCGGACTCCTTGCCTTCCATCCCCACGCTCGTCGCCGCGATGGCGAGGTTCTGCGGGGAGATGAGCTTGCCGACCACGCCGCCCGTCGTGTTGGCGGCGACGAGCAGGTTCGGGTCGATCCCCGCCTGCGTTGCGGCCGTCTGCTGGAGCTTGGCGAAGAGGGCGTTGGCGGAGGTGTCAGAGCCTGTGACGGCCGTTCCGATCCATCCGAGGATCGGGGACAGGAAGGCGAAGAAGCCGCCCGTCGCCGCGAGCCACGTGCCGATGGCGATCGTCTGGCCGGAGAAGTTCATGACGTAGGCCAGCGCCAGGACGGAGACGATCGTCAGGCCGGCGAAGCGCATCCGCCACAGGGTGCGCCCGATCTCCGCGAGGGCGTTCGGCACCGAGAGGCTGTATCGGCCGCCCTCGGAGCGGACGCTGTAGATGATCGCCACGAGGACGCCCGTGATGAGCAGGAGCGTGCCCGGGTTGGAGAGCCACTGGAAGGCGTAGACCGTGGAGGTGGACACCTTGCCGGAGGTTGTCATGAGGTGGCCGTCGAGGCCCGGCCACGGGATCTTGACGTCCGTGGACGCGAGGGCCTTCGGGACGTTGACGCCGAGCGTCCAGAGCTTGGCCACGCCGAAGAGGATGATGACGAGCAGGTACGGCATGAGCGCCATGACGGTGCGGGAGCCGGTGAGGGCGTCCTCGCGGGAGCCGGCCTCGACTGGGGCGATCCCGAGGCGCTCGCGGGCGGCCTGCGCCTGGGCGTCCCGGGCTGGCGAGCGCCACACCTTGAGGAACAGCACGGCGGCGCCGAGGCCCGCGAGGGAGGCGACGATGTCGGTCAGCTCGTACGAGAAGTAGTTGGCGCAGAGGAACTGGGCCAGGGCGAACGCGCCGCCGGTGACGAGGGCCGGGGCCCACGCGTCCTTGACGCCGCGGCGCCCGTCGATGATGAAGAGGAGGATGAGCGGGACGACGATCGCGAGCAGCGGTGCCTGCCGGCCCACGATGGCGCCGATGTGGTCCGCGGGGAGGTCGGTGAGCTTGCCCGCCGTCGTGATGGGAATGGCGATGGCGCCGAAGGCGACGGGCGCCGTGTTGGCGAGGAGCACCGAAGTGGCGGCCTTGAGGGGCTTGAGGCCGAGGGCCATGAGCATCGTGGCGGTGATGGCCACGGGCGCGCCGAAGCCGGCGAGGGCCTCGAGGAGGCCGCCGAAGCAGAAGGCGATGAGGACGGCCTGGATGCGGATGTCGCCTCCGCCGATCGAGTCGAAGATCCGGCGCAGGTCCTCGAACCGGCCGGAGAGGACCGTGACCTGGTACAGCCACACGGCCATGACCACAATCCAGAACACGGGGAACGCGCCGAAGACCGCGCCCTGGCTGGCGGACAGGAGCGCCAGCCCCACGGGCATCTTCATGACGACGACGGCGACGGCTAGCGCCACGGCGAGGCTGATGAGGCCGGCCACGTGGGCTTTGAGCTTGACGATCGCGAGGAGGATGAAGAACGCGACAAGGGGGATGAACGCCACAAGGGCGGTGAGCGCGACCGAGCCGCCCAGGGCGTCGGTATGCGGGGTGAACGTCGTCATTGCGCGGCTCCTGGTGAGGGACTGAATGGTGGGAGCAATGGTCAGACCACAAAGGTCTGACCACTGAAGGGTACCCGATGTTTCGTGACTTCGCACACACTTAGGGGGGCTTGTCTGATAAGGTCAGACCACATCCTCTGACCAGCATCATGAGAGTCGAGAAACCGTGAACGAGACCCCCACCATCGATGAGCTCAAGGCGGTCGCCTCGCGCCGCCCCCTGCGCATCGCCCTCTTCGCGACCTGCATTGTGGACGCCATGTACCCTCGCGTCGCCCACGCCACCGTCGCCATCCTCGAGCGCCTCGGCCACACGGTCGTGTTCCCGGGAGGTCAGGCGTGCTGCGGGCAGATGCACGTCAACTCCGGCCACTTCGCGGAGGGCAAGCGCGTCATCGAGAACCACGTCCGCGCCTTCACGGACGAGGAGTACGACGTCGCCGTGGCCCCGTCGGGCTCCTGCGTCGCCTCGGTCAAGCACCAGCAGCCCATGATCGCCGAGCGCTTCGGGGACACGGACCTCGCGGAGAAGGCCACCTGCATTGGGGCCAAGACTCTCGAGCTGTCCCAGCTCCTCGTTGATGTCCTCGGCATCACGGACGCGGCCGCCCAGCTCGGCTCGTACTTCCCCCACTCCCTCACCTACCACCCCAGCTGCCACGGCATGCGCCTGCTGCGCCTGGGGGACCGCCAGGAGAGCCTGCTCAAGTCCGTGGAGGGGATCGACTACCGCCCGCTGGGCGAGTCCGACCAGTGCTGCGGGTTCGGCGGCACGTTCTCCGTCAAGAACTCGGACGTCTCCTCGGCCATGCTCGCGGACAAGACCGCTCGGATCACCGAGACCGGCGCAGACGTCTGCTCAGGCGGTGACGCCTCCTGCCTCATGCACATCGGCGGCGGCCTCTCCCGGCAGGGGGAGCGCACCCACACCTTCCATGTCGCCGAAATCCT from Falsarthrobacter nasiphocae includes the following:
- a CDS encoding FadR/GntR family transcriptional regulator, with the translated sequence MNTAASEPQGRSYETVLREVEEGLRSGSLRLGDRLPGERALAAEHGISRASVRDAIRILSVLGVVRSAPGSGPESGTVIIAEPSAGLSAALRLHMASSSLPAEDVIETRVILETWGAREAARRVARGDVEPERLEHLRGLLERMDSADTPAEEFHLLDTQFHTEATALAGNVVIETVMGSLREAIRSYVTAAVATMPHWGEVAGCLRQQHHEILDALAEGRGDDAAGLVESHIRWFDALRRGMAADFDATPCS
- a CDS encoding L-lactate permease; protein product: MTTFTPHTDALGGSVALTALVAFIPLVAFFILLAIVKLKAHVAGLISLAVALAVAVVVMKMPVGLALLSASQGAVFGAFPVFWIVVMAVWLYQVTVLSGRFEDLRRIFDSIGGGDIRIQAVLIAFCFGGLLEALAGFGAPVAITATMLMALGLKPLKAATSVLLANTAPVAFGAIAIPITTAGKLTDLPADHIGAIVGRQAPLLAIVVPLILLFIIDGRRGVKDAWAPALVTGGAFALAQFLCANYFSYELTDIVASLAGLGAAVLFLKVWRSPARDAQAQAARERLGIAPVEAGSREDALTGSRTVMALMPYLLVIILFGVAKLWTLGVNVPKALASTDVKIPWPGLDGHLMTTSGKVSTSTVYAFQWLSNPGTLLLITGVLVAIIYSVRSEGGRYSLSVPNALAEIGRTLWRMRFAGLTIVSVLALAYVMNFSGQTIAIGTWLAATGGFFAFLSPILGWIGTAVTGSDTSANALFAKLQQTAATQAGIDPNLLVAANTTGGVVGKLISPQNLAIAATSVGMEGKESEILKTVIGWSVGMLFFLCCLVYLQSTPVLGWMLP
- a CDS encoding (Fe-S)-binding protein; the protein is MRIALFATCIVDAMYPRVAHATVAILERLGHTVVFPGGQACCGQMHVNSGHFAEGKRVIENHVRAFTDEEYDVAVAPSGSCVASVKHQQPMIAERFGDTDLAEKATCIGAKTLELSQLLVDVLGITDAAAQLGSYFPHSLTYHPSCHGMRLLRLGDRQESLLKSVEGIDYRPLGESDQCCGFGGTFSVKNSDVSSAMLADKTARITETGADVCSGGDASCLMHIGGGLSRQGERTHTFHVAEILASTRENPLNPHEEVNA